A region from the Halobacillus mangrovi genome encodes:
- a CDS encoding alpha/beta hydrolase, which translates to MAQITYKPSKDLDQLVQDINDGEGWVTYKPEENKKKMGVILYPGAKVEPEAYSYIAEQLSGKGYLVGIPDVMLNLPMFDINKAEEAINKYDSIEKWYVGGHSLGGVSAASFAQSHPEKVEGLIFLASYPSKGNSFADSDLLMLSIYAENDGLSTVDEIKEKESLLSGQAAFYEIKGGNHAKFGVYGSQKGDEKAVISVEKQQDIIVNVIFEWLENQ; encoded by the coding sequence TTGGCTCAAATAACCTACAAACCTTCCAAAGACCTTGATCAATTAGTTCAAGATATAAATGATGGAGAAGGTTGGGTCACTTATAAGCCAGAAGAAAATAAAAAGAAGATGGGAGTTATTTTATATCCTGGTGCAAAAGTAGAACCTGAAGCCTATAGTTACATTGCTGAGCAGCTATCGGGTAAAGGATACCTGGTAGGGATCCCTGATGTAATGTTAAATTTACCAATGTTTGATATAAATAAAGCAGAAGAAGCTATTAATAAATACGACTCGATTGAAAAATGGTATGTAGGTGGCCATTCTTTAGGGGGAGTTTCTGCGGCTTCTTTCGCTCAAAGCCATCCTGAGAAGGTGGAAGGTCTTATTTTCTTAGCTTCGTATCCTAGTAAAGGGAATAGCTTTGCTGATTCTGATTTACTGATGTTGTCCATTTATGCTGAAAATGATGGGCTCTCGACTGTAGATGAAATAAAAGAAAAAGAGTCATTGTTATCCGGCCAAGCTGCTTTTTATGAGATAAAAGGAGGGAACCACGCGAAATTTGGTGTATATGGTTCTCAAAAAGGAGATGAAAAGGCTGTTATATCAGTAGAAAAACAGCAAGATATTATCGTGAATGTTATTTTTGAGTGGCTGGAAAACCAGTAA